In the genome of Terribacillus sp. FSL K6-0262, one region contains:
- a CDS encoding Ltp family lipoprotein — MESFLIILTWLSLAGMVLFFVLAFVKGKGNRRRNFAKSGGCLIALIVISLIGASISEEKPATDPSSETAAQEEEKTQEAEEQAQKEKEEQEAKEAEEQAQKEKEEQEAKEAEEQAQKEKEEQEAKEAEEQAQKEKEEQEAKEAEEQAQKEKEEQEAKKAEEQVQKEQESKEASMTVSQEQAVKTAEDYINYTAFSKSGLIDQLEYEGFSAEDATYGVENISVDWQAQAAKAAQDYIGYTAFSKSGLIEQLEYEGFSTEDATYGAENITVDWQEQAVKAAQEYLDYTSFSRQGLIDQLVYEGFSTEHATYAADQVGL, encoded by the coding sequence ATGGAATCATTCTTAATCATTTTAACGTGGCTATCTTTAGCAGGTATGGTCCTCTTTTTTGTCTTGGCTTTTGTGAAAGGAAAAGGGAACAGACGCAGGAACTTTGCAAAATCAGGCGGCTGCCTGATTGCACTTATAGTCATATCGCTGATTGGAGCATCAATTAGTGAAGAAAAACCTGCAACCGATCCTTCCTCAGAAACGGCTGCGCAGGAAGAAGAAAAAACTCAAGAGGCTGAGGAGCAAGCACAAAAGGAGAAAGAAGAGCAAGAAGCAAAGGAAGCTGAGGAACAAGCGCAGAAGGAGAAGGAAGAGCAGGAAGCGAAGGAAGCTGAGGAACAAGCGCAGAAAGAGAAAGAAGAGCAGGAAGCGAAGGAAGCTGAGGAACAAGCGCAGAAAGAGAAAGAAGAGCAGGAAGCGAAGGAAGCTGAGGAACAAGCACAGAAGGAGAAGGAAGAGCAGGAAGCGAAGAAAGCTGAGGAGCAAGTACAGAAAGAACAGGAATCCAAAGAAGCCAGCATGACTGTTTCACAAGAGCAGGCGGTTAAAACTGCTGAAGACTATATAAATTATACTGCATTCTCTAAATCGGGATTGATCGATCAATTAGAGTATGAGGGGTTTAGCGCAGAAGATGCGACATATGGTGTGGAAAACATCTCGGTTGATTGGCAAGCGCAAGCAGCTAAGGCGGCTCAAGACTATATTGGTTACACTGCATTTTCTAAATCAGGGTTGATCGAACAGTTAGAGTACGAAGGTTTCAGCACGGAAGATGCAACATACGGTGCAGAAAACATCACAGTCGATTGGCAGGAGCAAGCTGTTAAGGCGGCTCAAGAATACCTCGATTATACTTCTTTTTCAAGACAGGGTTTAATTGATCAATTGGTTTATGAAGGATTCAGCACAGAGCATGCAACATACGCTGCTGATCAAGTTGGCTTGTAA
- a CDS encoding putative hydro-lyase, whose protein sequence is MNPSTLREKIRNGAFNTHTSGVANDYVQANLAIVPKEYAFDFLLFANRNPKSCPIIDVLEPGVVESALAAGSDIRSDIPLYYVYENGKLTEKRQDLKEIWRDDFVSFLIGCSFTFESALLKEGVPLKHIEQNKNVAMYITNRQTKQAGQFSGPVVVSMRPIKNELVQKAIDVTAQFPNMHGSPIHVGDPKEIGIDDISKPDFGEFTEFGEGETPVFWECGVTPQSSAIHSHIPLVITHAPGHMFVTDVTNEDFLRNMNV, encoded by the coding sequence ATGAATCCAAGTACACTGAGAGAAAAGATCCGAAACGGCGCATTTAATACCCATACTTCTGGTGTGGCTAATGATTATGTTCAAGCAAACTTAGCAATCGTACCAAAGGAATATGCTTTTGATTTCCTGCTCTTTGCTAACCGTAATCCAAAGTCTTGTCCGATTATTGATGTATTGGAACCAGGAGTGGTTGAATCTGCTCTTGCTGCTGGCTCCGATATTCGCAGTGATATCCCTCTTTACTATGTATATGAGAATGGCAAACTAACGGAGAAGCGTCAAGATCTTAAAGAAATTTGGCGGGATGACTTTGTATCTTTCTTAATAGGCTGCAGCTTTACCTTTGAAAGTGCATTACTAAAGGAAGGCGTTCCTTTGAAACATATCGAGCAGAACAAAAATGTCGCCATGTACATTACAAACCGGCAAACAAAGCAAGCAGGTCAATTCAGCGGGCCTGTCGTAGTCTCCATGCGACCGATTAAAAACGAGCTTGTTCAAAAGGCAATTGATGTCACCGCACAGTTTCCGAACATGCATGGATCACCGATTCACGTAGGAGATCCAAAAGAAATAGGCATTGACGATATCAGCAAGCCTGATTTCGGTGAATTTACGGAGTTCGGAGAAGGGGAAACGCCTGTTTTTTGGGAATGTGGCGTAACACCGCAATCATCAGCAATCCATTCACACATTCCATTAGTGATTACGCATGCGCCAGGGCATATGTTTGTAACGGATGTTACCAATGAAGATTTTTTACGTAATATGAACGTATAA
- the groL gene encoding chaperonin GroEL (60 kDa chaperone family; promotes refolding of misfolded polypeptides especially under stressful conditions; forms two stacked rings of heptamers to form a barrel-shaped 14mer; ends can be capped by GroES; misfolded proteins enter the barrel where they are refolded when GroES binds), producing MAKDIKFSEDARRAMLRGVDTLADAVKVTLGPKGRNVVLDKKFGSPLITNDGVTIAKEIELEDAFENMGAQLVSEVASKTNEIAGDGTTTATVLAQAMIREGLKNVASGANPVGVRRGIEQAVEVAVKQLKEISKPIEGKESIAQVAAISAADEEVGKLIAEAMERVGNDGVITIEESRGFNTELEVVEGMQFDRGYASPYMVSDQDKMEAVLEDPYILITDKKISSIQEVLPVLEQVVQQGKPLLMIAEDVEGEALATLVVNKLRGTFNAVAVKAPGFGDRRKAMLEDIAVLTGGEVITEDLGLDLKNTQLAQLGRASKVVVTKENTTIVEGNGNPENISSRVAQIRAQAEETTSEFDKEKLQERLAKLAGGVAVIKVGAATETELKERKLRIEDALNSTRAAVEEGIVAGGGTALVNIYNHVAGLELSGDEATGAKIVLRAIEEPVRQIAHNAGLEGSVIIERLKKEDVGVGFNAATGEWVNMLDTGIVDPTKVTRSALQNAASVAAMFLTTEAVVADKPEENAGGAGMPDMGGMGGMGGMM from the coding sequence ATGGCTAAAGACATTAAGTTCTCTGAAGACGCTCGCCGTGCCATGCTTCGCGGTGTGGACACACTTGCAGATGCAGTCAAAGTAACGCTTGGACCAAAAGGACGCAACGTTGTATTGGATAAAAAATTCGGTTCCCCGCTGATCACGAATGACGGTGTGACAATCGCCAAAGAAATCGAATTGGAAGATGCATTCGAAAACATGGGTGCGCAGCTTGTATCCGAAGTTGCTTCCAAAACAAACGAAATCGCTGGTGACGGTACGACTACAGCGACTGTCCTTGCGCAGGCAATGATCCGCGAAGGTCTTAAAAACGTCGCTTCCGGTGCGAACCCAGTAGGCGTACGCCGCGGTATCGAACAAGCGGTTGAAGTAGCTGTCAAGCAGCTTAAAGAAATCTCCAAACCAATCGAAGGCAAAGAGTCCATCGCACAAGTTGCGGCTATCTCTGCAGCTGACGAAGAAGTCGGTAAACTGATCGCAGAAGCAATGGAGCGCGTTGGCAACGACGGCGTCATCACAATCGAAGAATCCCGCGGCTTCAACACAGAGCTTGAAGTTGTCGAAGGTATGCAATTCGATCGCGGCTATGCTTCCCCGTACATGGTTTCCGACCAGGATAAAATGGAAGCTGTCCTTGAAGATCCATACATCTTGATCACAGACAAAAAAATCTCCAGCATCCAGGAAGTGCTTCCTGTGCTTGAGCAAGTCGTCCAACAAGGCAAGCCGCTATTGATGATCGCAGAAGACGTAGAAGGCGAAGCACTTGCCACACTTGTCGTGAACAAACTACGCGGCACATTCAACGCTGTTGCCGTCAAAGCTCCTGGCTTCGGTGACCGCCGTAAAGCAATGCTTGAGGATATCGCTGTCTTGACTGGCGGTGAAGTGATCACAGAAGACCTGGGCCTTGATCTGAAAAACACGCAGCTTGCACAGCTTGGCCGTGCTTCCAAAGTTGTCGTGACAAAAGAAAACACAACAATTGTCGAAGGTAACGGCAACCCAGAAAACATTTCTTCCCGTGTGGCACAAATCCGTGCGCAGGCAGAAGAAACCACTTCTGAGTTCGATAAAGAAAAACTGCAAGAGCGCCTGGCGAAACTAGCTGGCGGTGTAGCAGTCATCAAAGTCGGTGCTGCAACCGAAACGGAATTGAAAGAGCGCAAACTGCGCATCGAAGACGCCCTTAACTCCACTCGCGCAGCAGTGGAAGAAGGTATCGTAGCCGGTGGTGGTACAGCACTGGTCAACATCTACAACCACGTTGCAGGCCTTGAACTATCCGGCGACGAAGCAACTGGTGCGAAAATCGTCCTTCGTGCAATCGAAGAACCAGTACGCCAAATCGCGCACAACGCAGGCCTTGAAGGCTCCGTCATCATCGAACGTCTTAAAAAAGAAGACGTCGGCGTAGGCTTCAACGCAGCAACAGGCGAATGGGTAAACATGCTTGACACAGGTATCGTAGACCCAACCAAAGTAACACGCTCCGCACTCCAAAACGCAGCATCCGTAGCAGCTATGTTCCTGACTACTGAAGCAGTAGTAGCTGACAAGCCAGAAGAAAACGCTGGCGGCGCCGGCATGCCTGATATGGGTGGCATGGGCGGAATGGGCGGTATGATGTAA
- the groES gene encoding co-chaperone GroES: protein MLKPLGDRVVIELVEQEEKTASGIVLPESAKEKPQEGKVIAVGSGRVTDNGERVAPEVAEGNLIIFSKYSGTEVKYEGKDYLILRESDILAVVG from the coding sequence ATGTTGAAGCCACTAGGCGATCGTGTCGTAATTGAACTTGTAGAGCAGGAGGAGAAAACAGCAAGCGGTATCGTGCTTCCTGAATCTGCAAAGGAAAAACCGCAAGAAGGTAAAGTTATTGCCGTCGGTAGCGGTCGTGTAACCGATAATGGAGAAAGAGTTGCACCGGAAGTAGCAGAAGGCAATCTTATCATCTTCTCTAAATACTCTGGTACAGAAGTGAAATACGAAGGAAAAGATTACTTAATTCTTCGCGAGAGCGACATCCTTGCAGTAGTAGGATAA